One stretch of Pseudomonas fragi DNA includes these proteins:
- a CDS encoding c-type cytochrome codes for MIPLKRTLLSSLVLLAVSNAQAQPSPNIYLQGGAQPGATACVACHGADGMGLAPAGFPRLAGISADYLSKQLHDFQSGKRVSPVMQPLAKALSDQEIASVTATIAAMPAPAVPAINRSSLPAGLGEKLALRGAWDRQIPECVSCHGPGGVGVGSAFPPLANQPTLYLTAQLNAWRDGTRHNDPNDLMGHIAKAMTEDEVKAVADYFSTVGHTEAKP; via the coding sequence ATGATTCCACTCAAGCGAACGCTATTGAGCAGCCTTGTGCTGCTCGCCGTGAGCAACGCCCAAGCGCAGCCTTCCCCCAACATCTACCTGCAAGGCGGGGCGCAGCCTGGCGCCACGGCCTGCGTGGCGTGCCACGGGGCAGATGGCATGGGGCTGGCACCCGCCGGGTTTCCGCGATTAGCCGGTATTTCTGCCGATTACCTGAGCAAGCAGCTGCACGACTTTCAAAGTGGCAAGCGGGTCAGCCCGGTGATGCAACCGCTGGCCAAGGCGCTTTCCGATCAGGAAATTGCCTCGGTCACGGCCACCATTGCCGCCATGCCGGCCCCAGCAGTGCCAGCCATCAACCGCAGCAGCCTGCCCGCAGGCCTGGGTGAAAAGCTGGCCCTGCGCGGCGCCTGGGATCGCCAGATCCCCGAGTGCGTCAGCTGTCATGGCCCGGGCGGGGTGGGCGTGGGGAGCGCCTTCCCGCCACTGGCCAATCAACCGACCCTGTACCTGACGGCGCAGCTCAATGCGTGGCGCGACGGCACCCGGCACAACGATCCCAATGACCTGATGGGGCATATCGCCAAGGCCATGACCGAGGATGAAGTCAAGGCGGTTGCTGACTATTTCAGCACTGTGGGGCACACGGAGGCCAAGCCATGA
- the modA gene encoding molybdate ABC transporter substrate-binding protein yields the protein MNSCARTFIPTALAALIGCFAFASAQADEVQVAVAANFTAPIQAIARDFQQDTGHKLIAAYGATGQFYTQIKNGAPFEVFLAADDSTPEKLEKEGDIVPGSRFTYAIGTLALWSAKDGYIDGTDKVLLANQFKHLSIANPKAAPYGLAATQVLAKLGLTDKVKAKIVEGQNITQAYQFVSTGNAELGFVALSQIYKDGKVSEGSAWIVPEAMHDPIRQDAVILKKGEHNPAAQALAEYLKGPKATAIIKSYGYHL from the coding sequence ATGAATTCATGTGCCCGCACCTTTATTCCCACCGCGCTTGCCGCCCTGATCGGTTGTTTCGCGTTCGCTTCGGCCCAGGCCGATGAGGTGCAGGTGGCAGTGGCCGCCAACTTCACCGCCCCCATTCAGGCCATTGCCCGTGATTTTCAACAGGACACCGGGCACAAGCTGATTGCCGCCTACGGGGCTACTGGCCAGTTCTATACCCAAATCAAGAACGGTGCGCCCTTTGAAGTGTTCCTGGCTGCGGATGACAGCACCCCAGAAAAGCTTGAGAAAGAAGGCGATATTGTCCCTGGTTCACGTTTCACCTACGCCATTGGCACCCTGGCACTGTGGTCCGCCAAAGACGGCTATATTGACGGCACTGACAAGGTGTTGCTGGCCAATCAGTTCAAGCACCTGTCCATTGCCAACCCCAAGGCAGCGCCCTACGGGCTGGCGGCCACCCAGGTGCTGGCCAAACTGGGCCTGACCGACAAGGTCAAAGCCAAGATCGTGGAGGGCCAGAATATTACCCAGGCGTACCAGTTTGTTTCCACCGGCAATGCCGAACTGGGTTTTGTGGCCTTGTCGCAGATCTACAAGGACGGCAAAGTCAGCGAGGGTTCGGCCTGGATTGTCCCTGAGGCCATGCACGACCCGATCCGCCAGGATGCAGTGATCCTGAAAAAAGGCGAGCACAACCCTGCTGCCCAGGCCCTGGCCGAGTACCTCAAAGGGCCAAAAGCCACTGCCATTATCAAGTCCTACGGTTATCACCTGTAA
- the modB gene encoding molybdate ABC transporter permease subunit, with protein MPLTSADFAAIWLTLQLASLTTVILLIVGTPIALWLAHTRSRLRGPVGAIVALPLVLPPTVIGFYLLLAMGPHGYIGQLTQSLGLGTLTFSFAGLVIGSVIYSMPFVVQPLQNAFTAIGPRPLEVAATLRATPWDSFFNVILPLARPGFITAAILGFAHTVGEFGVVLMIGGNIPEKTRVVSVQIYDHVEALEYAQAHWLAGAMVVFSFLVLLALYSSRKSQTSWS; from the coding sequence ATGCCGCTCACCAGTGCTGACTTCGCTGCCATCTGGCTGACCCTGCAACTGGCGTCACTGACAACAGTGATTCTGCTGATTGTCGGCACTCCCATTGCCCTGTGGCTGGCCCATACGCGTTCGCGGTTGCGTGGGCCGGTCGGGGCGATCGTCGCCCTGCCCCTGGTGCTGCCGCCCACCGTTATCGGTTTTTATTTGCTGCTGGCGATGGGCCCGCACGGTTATATCGGCCAGCTCACCCAGTCTCTGGGCCTGGGCACACTGACCTTCAGTTTTGCCGGGCTGGTGATTGGCTCGGTGATCTATTCCATGCCCTTTGTCGTCCAGCCTTTGCAGAACGCATTTACCGCCATCGGCCCCAGGCCGCTGGAAGTCGCTGCCACCCTGCGGGCAACCCCCTGGGACAGTTTTTTCAACGTAATCCTGCCCCTGGCCCGGCCCGGGTTTATCACGGCCGCGATTCTCGGCTTTGCCCATACGGTGGGTGAATTTGGGGTGGTGCTGATGATTGGCGGCAATATCCCGGAAAAAACCCGCGTGGTCTCGGTGCAGATCTACGACCACGTCGAGGCGCTGGAGTATGCCCAGGCACACTGGTTGGCGGGGGCAATGGTGGTGTTTTCCTTTCTGGTGTTGCTGGCGTTGTATTCCAGTCGCAAATCGCAAACCAGCTGGAGCTGA
- the gorA gene encoding glutathione-disulfide reductase, which translates to MAYEFDLFVIGAGSGGVRAARFAAGFGAKVAVAESRYLGGTCVNVGCVPKKLLVYGAHFAEDFEQASGFGWSLGEADFDWATLIANKDREINRLNGIYRNLLVNSGVSLIEGHAKITGPHEVEINGQRHTAKHILIATGGWPQIPEIPGHEHAISSNEAFFLKELPKRVLVVGGGYIAVEFAGIFHGLGAKTSLLYRGEMFLRGFDGAVRKHLHEELVKRGMDVQFNADIERIDKQPDGSLKATLKDGRELIADCVFYATGRRPMLDNLGLENTGVKLDKRGFVEVDDLYQSAEPSILAIGDVIGRVQLTPVALAEGMAVARRLFKPEQYRPVDYRMIPTAVFSLPNIGTVGLSEEQAVEAGHKVQIFESSFRPMKLTLTECQERTLMKLVVDADTDKVLGCHMVGPEAGEIVQGLAIALKAGATKQHFDETIGVHPTAAEELVTMRTPVKR; encoded by the coding sequence ATGGCCTACGAATTTGATCTATTTGTAATTGGTGCGGGTTCCGGTGGCGTGCGTGCTGCACGTTTTGCCGCTGGTTTTGGCGCAAAAGTGGCCGTAGCCGAAAGCCGTTACTTGGGTGGCACCTGCGTCAACGTGGGTTGCGTGCCGAAAAAGCTATTGGTGTACGGCGCACACTTTGCCGAAGACTTCGAACAGGCTTCGGGTTTTGGCTGGAGCCTGGGGGAGGCCGATTTCGACTGGGCGACCCTGATCGCCAACAAGGACCGCGAGATCAACCGTCTCAACGGTATTTATCGCAACCTGCTGGTCAATAGCGGCGTCAGCCTGATCGAGGGCCACGCGAAAATTACCGGCCCCCATGAAGTTGAAATCAACGGTCAGCGCCATACTGCCAAGCATATCCTGATCGCGACTGGCGGCTGGCCGCAGATCCCGGAAATCCCGGGCCATGAACACGCCATCAGCTCCAACGAGGCGTTTTTCCTCAAGGAACTGCCCAAGCGTGTGCTGGTGGTGGGCGGTGGCTATATTGCCGTCGAATTCGCCGGTATTTTCCACGGCCTGGGTGCCAAAACATCCTTGCTGTATCGCGGCGAAATGTTCCTGCGCGGCTTCGACGGTGCGGTGCGCAAGCATTTGCACGAAGAGCTGGTCAAACGCGGCATGGACGTGCAATTCAACGCCGATATCGAGCGGATCGACAAGCAGCCCGATGGCAGCCTGAAAGCCACGCTCAAGGACGGTCGCGAGCTGATCGCCGATTGCGTGTTCTACGCCACCGGGCGCCGGCCGATGCTCGACAACCTGGGCCTGGAAAACACCGGGGTCAAACTCGACAAGCGCGGTTTTGTCGAAGTGGATGATTTGTACCAGAGCGCCGAGCCGTCGATCCTGGCCATTGGCGATGTGATTGGTCGTGTGCAGCTGACGCCGGTGGCGCTGGCTGAAGGTATGGCCGTGGCCCGTCGCCTGTTCAAGCCCGAGCAATATCGCCCAGTGGATTACCGGATGATCCCAACGGCAGTGTTCAGCCTGCCCAACATTGGCACCGTAGGCCTGAGCGAAGAGCAGGCTGTTGAAGCGGGGCACAAGGTGCAGATTTTCGAAAGCAGCTTCCGGCCGATGAAACTGACACTCACCGAGTGCCAGGAGCGTACGCTGATGAAACTGGTGGTGGATGCTGACACCGACAAGGTGCTCGGTTGCCATATGGTCGGCCCGGAGGCGGGGGAGATCGTGCAAGGGCTGGCGATTGCCCTGAAGGCCGGGGCGACCAAACAGCACTTCGACGAAACCATCGGGGTTCACCCGACGGCAGCCGAAGAACTCGTGACCATGCGCACACCGGTCAAACGCTGA
- the galU gene encoding UTP--glucose-1-phosphate uridylyltransferase GalU encodes MIKKCLFPAAGYGTRFLPATKAMPKEMLPVVNKPLIQYGVEEALDAGLTEISIVTGRGKRALEDHFDISYELENQIKGTDKEKYLVGIRRLLSECSFSYTRQTEMKGLGHAILTGRPLIGDEPFAVVLADDLCVNLEGDGVLTQMVKLYNQYRCTIIAIQEVDPAETNKYGVIAGDLIGDDLYRVRNMVEKPAPEDAPSNLAIIGRYILTPDIFDLIKQTEPGKGGEIQITDALMKQAQNGCVIAYKFKGKRFDCGGAEGYIEATNFCFENFYKTGKAY; translated from the coding sequence ATGATCAAGAAATGCTTGTTCCCAGCAGCCGGTTACGGCACTCGCTTTTTGCCAGCGACCAAGGCCATGCCAAAAGAAATGCTGCCGGTGGTGAACAAGCCACTGATCCAGTACGGGGTTGAAGAAGCACTGGACGCTGGCTTGACTGAAATTTCCATCGTAACGGGCCGCGGCAAGCGCGCCTTGGAAGACCACTTTGACATCAGCTACGAGCTGGAAAACCAGATCAAGGGTACTGACAAAGAGAAGTACCTGGTTGGTATTCGCCGTCTGCTGAGCGAGTGCTCGTTCTCCTACACTCGCCAGACCGAAATGAAAGGCCTGGGCCACGCGATCCTGACTGGCCGCCCGCTGATCGGTGACGAACCCTTTGCCGTAGTTCTGGCAGACGACCTGTGCGTCAACCTGGAAGGCGACGGCGTGCTGACGCAAATGGTCAAGCTGTACAACCAGTACCGCTGCACCATCATCGCGATCCAGGAAGTTGACCCGGCTGAAACCAACAAGTACGGCGTGATCGCTGGCGACCTGATTGGCGACGATCTCTACCGTGTACGCAACATGGTGGAAAAACCGGCTCCGGAAGATGCACCTTCCAACCTGGCCATCATCGGCCGTTACATCCTGACCCCGGACATCTTCGACCTGATCAAGCAGACCGAACCGGGCAAAGGCGGCGAAATCCAGATCACCGACGCGCTGATGAAACAGGCGCAAAACGGTTGCGTGATTGCCTACAAGTTCAAGGGCAAGCGCTTTGACTGCGGCGGCGCCGAAGGCTACATCGAAGCAACTAACTTCTGCTTCGAAAACTTCTACAAAACCGGCAAAGCTTACTGA
- a CDS encoding c-type cytochrome — protein MKRLILTCAASVLLSGAVHAATIAMEDQSQIKVPAPAEHITYFQPPQQSDLPDNAYGKMVLDGYALFVDTKRQAPQFVGNGLNCTNCHLDQGRLANSAPLWGAYPMYPAYRKKNDKVNTFAERLQGCFQFSMNGGTPPAADSREITALSSYAYWLSTKAPTGVELPGRGYPDVPAPKGGYNLTRGAALYKDQCAICHGDNGQGQKAGADYVMPPLWGKDSYNWGAGMHRINTAASFIKHNMPLGKANSLSDEQAWDVAAYVNTHERPQDPRLVEGSVEKTRVKFHANDGVNVYGQTVNGVLIGQGTE, from the coding sequence ATGAAGCGTCTGATACTTACCTGCGCGGCGTCCGTGCTCCTCAGTGGCGCAGTTCATGCGGCGACCATCGCGATGGAAGACCAATCGCAGATAAAAGTGCCTGCGCCTGCCGAGCACATCACCTACTTTCAGCCACCGCAACAAAGTGATTTGCCTGACAACGCCTACGGCAAAATGGTGCTGGATGGCTACGCCCTGTTTGTCGACACCAAGCGCCAGGCGCCACAGTTTGTCGGCAATGGCCTCAACTGCACCAATTGCCATCTGGATCAGGGTCGGCTGGCCAACTCGGCCCCGCTGTGGGGGGCGTACCCCATGTACCCGGCATACCGCAAGAAAAACGACAAGGTCAATACCTTTGCCGAGCGTCTGCAGGGCTGCTTTCAGTTCAGCATGAATGGCGGCACCCCACCGGCTGCCGATAGCCGTGAGATTACGGCGCTCTCATCCTATGCCTATTGGTTGTCGACCAAGGCGCCTACAGGGGTTGAGTTGCCGGGACGGGGCTATCCCGATGTGCCCGCACCCAAGGGTGGCTACAACCTGACCCGTGGTGCGGCGCTGTACAAGGATCAGTGTGCCATCTGTCATGGCGACAACGGGCAGGGGCAAAAGGCGGGGGCGGATTACGTAATGCCGCCGCTGTGGGGCAAGGATTCCTACAACTGGGGCGCCGGCATGCACCGGATCAACACAGCTGCATCGTTTATCAAACACAACATGCCACTGGGTAAGGCCAACAGCTTGAGTGATGAGCAGGCGTGGGATGTGGCGGCCTACGTCAACACCCACGAACGGCCACAGGACCCGCGACTGGTCGAGGGTTCAGTGGAAAAAACCCGGGTGAAGTTCCACGCCAATGACGGCGTCAACGTCTACGGGCAAACCGTTAATGGAGTGTTGATCGGCCAGGGCACCGAGTAA
- the bcsC gene encoding cellulose synthase complex outer membrane protein BcsC encodes MPKITTWAFLLGGLSTAAIAQPTTVQEQQQWLLEQVRIGEAMYREDLVRDSLARLQLISPNNPQALVASIRQALLEKNPELAKQRLAQLQSVAPESAALRQAQSLMKLQDPQSQKDLQQARLFAAAGRPEEAAAIFERLFGNAPPDFATALEYLRIRSNIQGQRPQVIEQLRTLDKQYPGNPGLRQTLADLLFREDRAPEALVVLQQLAKDPVASNQAAEREFTYLSTLPVDRSSAQAWKGFIDRYPNSPLIAQANQNLKKQEQLLNDPAWTAGAQGKQMIDQSRNPAAAEVQLRRALKQYPDDPTLYGALGMAQFRQSRYAEANANFTTARAKEQDTSNISKWQDLMDASRYRMLLSQGDKALEQNNLTAARNAFAQARKAKPGDADPLIGLAGVARAEHDDIQAEALLLQARRLEPNNGSAVRGLVRLYSAQDPQKAKAFLASLPASSQKEFAGLRQSMELDDLNKQADAATERKDWPQVVALLGKIRNLSPDEPWVTYRLANAQRQINQPAAADDSFKQLMARQGKNPEAVYAYALYLSSSDRDASALNVMAQLPRAQWTDSMRELDARLQRNVLVARAESLRAAGQEPQAIALLMQDNSPDDQMTIAGWAQERGDYVQAQSLYSQVLKKDPGNTEAQLGQIETLIASKQLPAARQQLVQFSPAPATPLTPSQQRRVANAWAGVGEPDKAQAIYAQLLQSPQVDPLMYRDAARLNAAKDPQQALDYYAKSMAAAGLIEPGQANPRDNRAMTLASREKDDDQWLARSLRSDVDELYQRQTPTLHLYTDYGWRSDNASAGTSDTDTRTTILQLDLPVADGTGFLRAEQLNMDAGKFDADPDGLVRENYGTCAVAVKRKGTDGPDFSGCEDRSQSVNGTMMAAGWKNEVWNVDIGRTPDNFKVPNWLGGVAYSSKIGSLGWTLTGSRRPLSNSILSYAGATDLNTGVTWGGVTSNGVTLSLSHDEGGVDGVWASFGQHWLCGKNVEDNHKSTAMAGYYYRLVERADERLRTGLTLMYWGYDKDSSEYTLGQGGYYSPQKYYSIGVPLNYAFRTANWSVALESSVSWSYAKTDANDLYPLDGLNSKLLQRLDDAGYQLSDGLGQTSSGSSTGIGYRVQGLVERRLSDHLVLGGGVLYQHSDDYAPSRAMLYLRYTFDVWQGNLPMPVQPLIPYADFR; translated from the coding sequence ATGCCAAAAATAACAACTTGGGCGTTCCTGCTCGGTGGATTGTCCACTGCAGCCATTGCACAACCGACCACGGTGCAGGAACAGCAACAATGGCTACTGGAGCAGGTGCGCATCGGCGAAGCCATGTACCGCGAAGATCTGGTACGTGACTCGCTGGCACGCCTGCAATTGATCTCACCCAACAACCCGCAAGCGCTGGTGGCGTCCATACGCCAGGCCTTGCTGGAGAAAAATCCCGAGCTGGCCAAGCAGCGCCTGGCCCAGCTGCAAAGTGTCGCCCCGGAGTCGGCGGCATTGCGTCAGGCCCAGAGCCTGATGAAGCTGCAGGACCCGCAAAGCCAGAAAGACCTGCAACAGGCGCGCCTGTTTGCCGCTGCCGGCCGCCCTGAAGAAGCCGCCGCGATCTTCGAGCGCCTGTTTGGCAATGCCCCGCCGGATTTCGCCACGGCACTGGAATACCTGCGTATTCGCAGCAATATCCAGGGCCAACGGCCGCAGGTTATCGAGCAATTGCGTACCCTCGACAAGCAGTACCCGGGCAATCCCGGCCTGCGTCAAACCCTGGCCGACCTGCTGTTTCGCGAAGACCGGGCGCCAGAAGCCCTGGTCGTCCTGCAGCAACTGGCCAAAGACCCGGTCGCCAGCAACCAGGCAGCCGAGCGTGAGTTCACCTACCTCAGCACCCTGCCGGTGGACCGCAGCTCGGCGCAGGCCTGGAAGGGTTTTATCGACCGCTACCCGAACTCGCCACTGATCGCCCAGGCCAATCAGAACCTGAAAAAGCAGGAGCAGTTGCTCAATGACCCGGCGTGGACCGCCGGGGCCCAGGGCAAACAGATGATCGATCAGTCGCGCAACCCGGCCGCAGCCGAGGTGCAGTTGCGCCGCGCCCTCAAGCAATACCCCGACGACCCGACCCTCTACGGTGCCCTGGGCATGGCCCAGTTCCGCCAGAGCCGCTATGCCGAAGCCAACGCCAACTTCACCACGGCACGCGCCAAGGAGCAGGACACCTCCAATATCAGCAAGTGGCAAGACCTGATGGACGCTAGCCGCTACCGCATGCTGCTCAGCCAGGGTGACAAGGCCCTGGAGCAGAACAACCTGACGGCGGCGCGCAACGCATTTGCCCAGGCCCGCAAGGCCAAGCCTGGCGATGCCGACCCGCTGATCGGCCTGGCCGGTGTCGCTCGCGCCGAACACGACGATATCCAGGCCGAAGCCCTGCTGTTGCAGGCCCGGCGCCTGGAGCCGAACAATGGCAGTGCCGTGCGTGGCCTGGTGCGCTTGTATAGCGCGCAAGACCCGCAGAAGGCCAAGGCATTTCTCGCCAGCCTGCCCGCCTCCAGCCAGAAGGAATTCGCCGGGCTGCGCCAGAGCATGGAACTGGACGACCTGAACAAGCAAGCCGACGCCGCCACCGAGCGCAAGGACTGGCCGCAAGTAGTGGCCTTGCTTGGCAAGATTCGCAACCTGAGCCCCGACGAGCCCTGGGTGACCTACCGCCTGGCCAACGCCCAGCGCCAGATCAACCAGCCCGCAGCTGCCGACGACAGCTTCAAGCAACTGATGGCCCGCCAGGGGAAAAACCCTGAAGCGGTGTATGCCTACGCCCTTTACCTGTCTTCCAGCGACCGCGATGCCAGCGCCCTTAACGTAATGGCGCAACTGCCCCGGGCGCAATGGACCGACTCCATGCGTGAACTGGACGCGCGCCTGCAGCGCAACGTTCTGGTGGCCCGTGCCGAAAGCCTGCGCGCCGCTGGCCAGGAACCCCAGGCCATTGCCTTGCTGATGCAGGACAACAGCCCCGACGACCAGATGACCATTGCCGGCTGGGCCCAGGAGCGCGGTGACTATGTTCAGGCGCAAAGCCTGTACAGCCAGGTGCTGAAAAAAGACCCGGGCAATACCGAGGCGCAACTGGGGCAGATCGAAACCCTGATTGCCAGCAAGCAGTTGCCTGCAGCGCGCCAGCAGTTGGTGCAGTTCAGCCCTGCCCCCGCCACGCCGTTGACCCCGTCCCAGCAACGGCGCGTGGCCAATGCCTGGGCTGGCGTAGGCGAACCCGACAAAGCTCAGGCCATCTACGCTCAGCTGCTGCAGTCACCCCAGGTTGACCCGCTGATGTACCGCGATGCCGCGCGGCTCAATGCCGCCAAGGACCCGCAACAAGCTCTGGATTACTACGCCAAAAGCATGGCTGCCGCCGGCCTGATCGAGCCCGGGCAGGCCAACCCCCGGGACAACCGTGCCATGACCCTGGCCAGTCGCGAAAAAGACGATGACCAGTGGCTGGCCCGCAGTCTGCGCAGTGACGTGGACGAGCTTTATCAGCGGCAAACCCCGACCCTGCATCTGTATACCGACTATGGCTGGCGCTCGGACAACGCTTCGGCCGGTACGTCGGACACCGACACCCGCACCACCATTCTGCAACTGGACTTGCCGGTGGCCGATGGCACCGGGTTTCTGCGTGCAGAACAGCTGAATATGGATGCGGGCAAGTTCGATGCGGATCCTGACGGGCTGGTGCGCGAGAACTACGGTACCTGTGCAGTAGCGGTCAAACGCAAGGGCACCGATGGCCCGGACTTTTCAGGCTGTGAAGACCGCTCGCAATCGGTCAACGGCACGATGATGGCTGCGGGCTGGAAAAACGAGGTATGGAATGTCGATATCGGCCGCACCCCGGACAACTTCAAAGTGCCCAACTGGCTCGGTGGCGTAGCCTACAGCAGCAAGATCGGCTCACTGGGCTGGACCCTGACCGGTTCACGTCGGCCTTTGAGCAATTCGATTCTGTCCTATGCCGGTGCCACCGATCTCAATACCGGCGTCACCTGGGGCGGTGTCACCTCCAACGGCGTGACCCTGAGCCTGAGCCACGACGAAGGTGGCGTGGACGGTGTATGGGCCAGTTTCGGTCAGCACTGGTTGTGCGGCAAGAACGTCGAAGACAACCACAAGAGTACGGCCATGGCCGGTTACTACTATCGCTTGGTGGAGCGCGCCGACGAACGTTTGCGCACCGGTCTGACGCTGATGTACTGGGGGTATGACAAGGACTCAAGTGAATACACCTTGGGCCAGGGTGGTTACTACAGCCCGCAGAAGTACTACTCGATTGGTGTACCGCTCAACTACGCCTTCCGCACCGCTAACTGGTCAGTGGCACTGGAAAGCTCGGTCAGTTGGTCGTATGCGAAAACCGATGCCAACGACCTCTACCCGCTGGACGGGCTGAACAGCAAACTGTTGCAACGCCTCGATGATGCTGGCTACCAGTTGTCCGACGGTCTGGGGCAGACCTCCAGCGGCAGCAGCACGGGCATCGGTTATCGCGTACAGGGACTGGTAGAGCGCAGGCTGTCGGATCACCTGGTACTGGGCGGCGGAGTGCTCTATCAACACAGTGATGACTACGCGCCAAGCAGGGCCATGCTGTATCTGCGTTACACTTTCGACGTGTGGCAAGGCAACTTGCCGATGCCGGTGCAGCCTTTGATCCCGTATGCGGATTTCAGGTAA
- a CDS encoding DUF1883 domain-containing protein produces the protein MKFIHQREHLNEDDIVVIECSQPCNIRLMSDAHFRSFKNGGRHSYHGGAFKDFPARITAPSTGFWNITIDTVTTRAISVTRKPSFKPTIKIVRRSSSKLR, from the coding sequence ATGAAATTTATTCACCAGCGCGAGCACCTCAACGAAGACGACATTGTCGTCATCGAGTGCTCCCAGCCTTGCAACATCCGCCTGATGAGCGATGCGCACTTTCGCAGCTTTAAAAATGGTGGCCGCCACTCCTATCATGGCGGTGCCTTCAAGGACTTCCCGGCCCGTATCACGGCGCCGAGCACCGGTTTCTGGAACATCACCATTGATACCGTGACCACCCGGGCCATCAGCGTCACCCGCAAGCCCAGCTTCAAGCCGACGATCAAGATCGTGCGCCGCTCCAGCTCCAAACTTCGCTAA
- the alkB gene encoding DNA oxidative demethylase AlkB — translation MDLFTEQDLQQPARVERISAQGFVLRGFALPRVDELLAALRGVLQQSPLRQMHTPGGLAMSARLSSCGTLGWTTDRDGYRYSPLDPLSTRPWPAMPEVFLSLADAAASVAGFSDFVPDACLINAYAPGAKMSLHQDKNERSYTAPIVSVSLGLPAIFQFGGFARSDPTQRISLFHGDVMVWGGVDRLRFHGVMPIKPARHGLLGEQRINITLRQAG, via the coding sequence GTGGACCTGTTCACCGAGCAGGACCTGCAGCAGCCCGCTCGCGTCGAGCGTATCAGCGCCCAGGGGTTTGTGTTGCGCGGGTTTGCCTTGCCCCGGGTCGACGAACTGCTGGCAGCCCTGAGGGGTGTTTTACAGCAATCCCCCTTGCGCCAGATGCACACCCCGGGCGGCCTTGCCATGTCTGCCCGCTTGAGCAGCTGTGGCACCCTGGGCTGGACCACAGACCGCGACGGTTACCGCTACAGCCCCCTCGACCCCCTTAGTACCCGGCCCTGGCCGGCCATGCCCGAGGTGTTCCTGAGCCTGGCAGACGCCGCGGCGAGCGTGGCTGGCTTCAGTGACTTTGTGCCCGATGCCTGCCTGATCAATGCCTATGCCCCGGGCGCCAAAATGTCCCTGCACCAGGACAAAAACGAGCGTTCTTATACCGCCCCCATTGTCTCCGTGTCCCTGGGCCTGCCCGCGATCTTTCAGTTTGGCGGCTTCGCGCGCAGCGACCCGACCCAACGTATTTCCCTGTTTCATGGTGATGTGATGGTCTGGGGCGGTGTTGACCGCTTGCGTTTTCACGGCGTAATGCCGATCAAGCCAGCGCGGCACGGGTTGCTGGGCGAGCAGCGAATCAATATCACCTTGCGCCAGGCTGGCTGA